The Primulina eburnea isolate SZY01 chromosome 18, ASM2296580v1, whole genome shotgun sequence genome segment GGATGTTTGTGTGATTATTTCTTGAAGTAATAATGTCAATCAATTTGTTGAACTGTGTTTTAGCTTACCAGGTGAAAGAATTTAGTTCCAATATCCTTTACCAATGAATTACATGTGCTAAAAAGTGGATTTCTTGAAAACTCTGGTGTGATATTCCTAAATATCATTAAGAAGAAAAAATAACAATTGAAGTGGAAAAAAGTCATCTAGTATCCTGTAAAATATCAACAATATTGGACCGTTGTTCGTCTGTCAATTCCTTAGGGAACTCAACTGAGAATGTGATTATCAAATTTCCTCTTGTTTTCGGGTCCTTTTGCCTTGGCATGCCTTGTCCTTCTATGATCTTCTCATAACCTGGGTATATAACATCGTCGATTTCCACGCTTATGACTCGGCCCTCTAACAAAGGTACTGCTAGAGTACATCCGGTGAGAGCTTCTACCAATGGAATCTCTACTTCCAGTTGTATATCGTCTCCTTCTCGGCGGAAGGATGGGTGCTGTTTCTCTGCAACTACAAATATTACGTCTGCGGGGTACATCCCTTGTATCTCGTTTCCCATGCCTTCGAAGGTTATTTTTGTTCCTTTCCTCCATCCGGGCTTCACTTTTATGGTCAAAACTTTGTCTTCTTCTATTATTTGCCTAGCAGAAGCAACAAAAAAAATGGGTTTTTAGGGAGCGGCAAGTAAATCTTTATGCATAATGGTTTTGATTGTATCTTCTACTGAAACAAAAGTCTTTCCACTCACCCATTCTCTGTAACTGTGTCTGTTGTGATATTGACCTTCTTGATGCATCCGAAACACATCTCCTCGAGTGTGCACTCGAGTTCCTGCTCCATAGCAGGAGGTTTTACGAGCCCACTTGAGTTAGAATACATGATAAGGGTCGAACCCTTCCTACTCAGGCTTTTGGAGAGCGTGCGCGGAAGGGGAGACACCTGTTTTTCTAGGCTGTTTCTTCGGCTCATGGTCTTCGATAAGGAGGCTCTGGCTGGTGCCATTGTTGTTTGGTTCCTGCTAGTGCTTCTCGAGAGAGAAGAGTAGTTGTAGCTAGTGGTGCGTGTGAGAGGAGGGGGGCTCGATCGACCGGATTGGCTCACATGGCTATTGAAACTTTTGTGCTTGAATAAACCTCTGGTGGAACCGTTGCTATCGTGCCTTGATTCCTTCATTTCATTCTTGTTTCCTTTGTCTGAAGCTCTGTCTTTACGGCTCTGCAGATTTGCTATGCATGTCATCTTCGTGTCGAATACGTGAGGTAGTATAGAAATATATAATGTCATATTCGTTTTATGTAGGATCAGGACACATagctataaaaatatattaataattcaTCCGTCGTAGCATAGAATCGAAAATCTCTTGTCGCCGCATAGAAAAGAAACGTATAAACCGAGATCGAATGTTCATTTCTAGCCATTTTTCATTGTCAGACAACAATCAATCACACGCATGATTCTGGAGCAAATCCTTCGTCGCCAAACTTCTTAACCGTCGTAAAAGAGCACAAAAACTCATGTCAACGcagaaaaatgattaaaattacaAATGCTGATGGTTTTTTTCTTCATTTAGGACAAGGAAATATGTGCAGAAGATACCTTGCAATCTTTTTGAATGGATTTAGGCTTCGATTTCGACTCGATTTTCTTAGGGAATGATGATCTTTTCTCAGGATAACATTTGGAGACGAGGGATCTGCATGCTTTGCAGATGCTTCCAAATCCAAGAACATGAAACAAATCATGGGAATTTGTTCTTGAATGATCTCCCattcatcaaatatttatttcagagaAACACAGAGAGATGAAGATCAAAATAATAGAATGGAAtacaaatacacacacacacacacatatatatagatatagatatatattgATAAAGGCCCTTTAATTTGGAGCAAATATAGAAGTTTGAGGAAGTTGGaaagaaatattttctttcagtaCGTGAATATTTGACGcgttaaaaattatatttgataAATGTATTAAAAATCAGTCAAATTCAatgaatttaaatatatataatcttgTTTGATGTTTTTACTGACAGCACATaaatagaaaaataaattatctgATCCGAATTcggtattttaaaaatataggtTCGGATTTATTAGCCTTTTGGGTACAAAATGATTCTTCTCTAATTTCTCGTTTTTCTTGTGATTTTGCAATTTACTGTAAAGTAATTGTATTATATATTTGCTAATGCTGAGatctttaaaaataaattatataattaattacatcAACTATACAATGCATATCGaaataacaataaataaaatgtgATAACATAaatagacaaatttatttatggatgtttggataTTAACAACTCTTACATCACATCTTTTTCGACTTAGAAAAGTATCAACTaaaaactttgatttatacaacccTTGTAAAAACCTACTTTGACTTAAGACTTGTCTATTATTTAATCGAAACTTTTAGCATACTCTTGATTGTAGGTCGTAACTTCACCATCCgcataatatttaacatttctTATGTCAATACTACAAACACAATTTTTGACGTCTTTGTGTAAAAACTATCATTCAACTATTGTTTGAAGATCAACTCTCAAGTCGACATGTTCTTTTGATTTTAACTCTTGATTCGATGATTTTTAAGGAATATAAAAGTTGTACATCTTTCTCATCAACATTCCATAGAATTTGAAAAATAGTaatttaaaaatgatatatataaaaaacTGATTCAAGATGCTGTTCCTACCTGCCCATTAAATTTAACCAACGCCTTATTTTATCGCGGATGGGTGATGAGGATGGTCCATTTTGACAGCTCTATATTTAATTCAGTTTTTCATAATTGATGATATATATTTTCGTATGTGTTTTAAGGCACCGTGTGCTCAAGTTTTGAACACACGAGCAgtgaacatatttttttttggtgTAGGGTCTCAGCAATCTCGAAATTTTATAAGGGTAGTACATGTGATTATGATAAATGAAAAATTTGCACTTAAATTGTAATAAGAATCCAACTGAATTATGCTAGTTTAGAGgataattatattttgtttttgtttagtTTTTTTCTTCCAAGATGACAAGTGATTATAGCTTGACAAGATGTTGTTGAGAGATAAGAAAGACTAGAAGATTGAGAAGGAggactgtcacgccccgagctcgGGCCCgcacctgcgtgactgcacaatgggcctctatagcaactacttcgtattcgtcctcgtttacgaaaatgattaacccaagttgctatagaagtccattgtaagccattataaactcattttaaatcttaatttttttcgatgtgggacaaggatATCACAATCACcactccttcagaacgcgacgtcctcgtcgcgacctgacccctcgatccaccagcaccgagaatctagaggtggctcctacaggttcaagaggtggctcccgtcatgtagcactttgccccgcaggttcaagaggtggctcccatgcacgtagcactttgccccgcatagcacttatttcccggtgttccatgccggtgaccggctctgataccattctgtcacgccccgagccggGCCCgcacctgcgtgactgcacaatgggcccctatagcaactacttcgtattcgtcctcgctttacgaaatgattaacccaagttgctatagaagtccattgcaagccattataaactcattttaaatcttgatttttttcgatgtgggacaaagGTATCACAATGACTCGTTCATCTTTCACCATATAACACCCAACAAGACAACACACCACACAACTACGTATTCAAGAAGGCTTGGGACATCAATTGAGACGCGATAATGAAAGACAAGGGTTAGTTGAATCACAAGACTGCGATAATAGAATTTACTCAGCACTCAGGAGAGGTAGTTAGTAAATAACACTAATGTGTTCTTGGCTTATAAATTGGAATATGTAATATTGTCAATTTAATATGGTTTACATGAATCAAAATTGAGTAAAATCTTGTACCTATAACCCGCTCAGATCGTGTAACCAGAATCATCCATAcataaaatattgaaataatataattaaaaaatataataatacaaaaaaaacAACTGGCAGACCATCCCACGCCGCCTCCGACCCAAACGGGTAACTAAAATAGTAAACCAACCCGTCTATTTTTCTTGACAAAGTGGTTGGCCTGACGGGATCGAGCAAGTATGACGGCTCTAATTAACTTTTCATTTTTTCTAATCTTTAGCACAAACATCTCCAATTTTTCAAATCATGAGCACATCCATCATTTCTGTATGTGTTTTCGGGGATCGTCTGCTCAAGATTTAAACACATGAGGAGTCGATAGATCATTTTTTTTCTTGTAGAGTTTTCAGCAATCTCGAAATTTAACAAGGATAGTTTATGCAAGTTTGGAGTAGAATTATGTTTTGTTTAGTATTTTGCTTACAAAATTACAAGTGACTATTGATTGATAAAATGTTGTTGGGAGATAAAGAAAGACTAATGGATTAGATCAATAGAGTTTGAACTTTAGATCAActtgaaaaattaaaatatgatgTTTATAGAGTTTGGGAAGACTACAACTTCCTTTGAAGTCATTGAAAGAGAACCATATAACGTACTTATATTATTTTCATGTTTGATTTGACGTCTGATAGGATATCGATATTGACATTAAAATAACGAAATTTACTCAGCGCTCGGGAGTGTGAGTGAATAACACTTAAGGGATCTTGGCTTAAAAATTAGAATAGGTAACATTGTCAATCTAGTATAatttacatgaatgaaaattaagtAAAATCTTGTACTTAGAACCCGTCTCATATCGTATACTCAAAGCCATCCTCGAATGTCcgtattatttattttcttttagtttatataaatattaaattgattttctaaataaaattgagattGTTTTAAGtacatttaaattattaatcatCATGGGAACGATATATACTCTAATAATCaaatactaaaacttgacaatAGTGCACTTGCGAGCTACAAAAATTCGAGACAGATTAACTCCAAATTATATCGACTCAACTTGTTTAAGTATAAGCGACCCAACGATTTATTCTTTAAAATTGTGTTTAATCGGTGTGATTAATCTGAGATAATATATAAGATCATTAATCCTGGTTCATCCAGTGTTTAATTGCAAAAATAAAAAGTCTTAAACTCAAATACTCGTTAACAATTGGATTTTGACATGATTTTTAATCCTTAATTTCAGTAAGGATAAATAAATCTATGGTCTGTGTAAATGGAAATAAAACTACAAAATTTCTAATAAATCATTCATATATTTTCTCTTCTATCATGTTAAATGAAAaaaaggtaaaaatttgtgtgagacggtctcacgggtattttgtgagacaaatctcttatttggatcatccatgaaaaaatgttaatttttatgctaagaatattattttttactgtgaatatcagtaggattgactcgtatcacagataaagattcgtgagaccgtctcacgagagACCAACTCATgcaaaattgtgattttttgtCCTCAAGTTTAATATAGTAATGGATATGTTAATTTAcccaatatattaaaatatattaaaaaaaaacctaATCAAAACGTGTTTTCAGAGAAGTTTCTTTCATCAAACACGATTTATACATGTTTTTATGTGTTTGAATATAGGTCCGAATAATTTGTGAGTCATTTAGTTAAATCTACCTTTCAATCGATTTTTTAGCCAGCTAGATAGAATGGACCTGGAACATATCCAAGTCACATTTCGAGTGTTTGCCGAGTTAACCTTACTCATGCAAAATCCATGCGTATACATGCCAGTAGTCGACGATAATTAATTTTGTTCGAAATATGATGTTTAAACTGTTGTatattgaataaaaaataaaaaacggaCCGAACATATATATTAACTATCTCTATTAGCAAAATCGATTGGAAGACAGCAACTCATATGttcatatgaaaatatttaaattgcaCTGTTAATGAAAGATTTAATTCAATTATTTTGGGACAAAAACTTgtctgagacggtctcacgagtcgtattttgtgagacatatattttatttgggtcatccataaaaaaatattactttttatgttaagactattaatttttattgtgaatatcgataagattgatctgtatcatagataaaaattcgtgagaccgtctcacaagagagaTACTCTTATTTTAGTATTGGAGTGAGAGACCAATTACATTATGGACCAACCTAGGACCATGGTTTAGTTTAGGACAAAAGGTGTACATTTGTTGCAATGACAAAAAGTTTCAACATTACAAATGAACGTGGCCACATATTCACAAGACAAAATTCAAGGCAACAGATCACCGTGTTCTTTGGCAAAATATCATCCATCAACGTGTAAATCAAGATTCAGGATTTATCTATTGTTTTTGTGAGGTGAAAAATATGACTTTATTTTTATAGTATATATATTGTGAGATAGTCTCGCgattttttatctgtgagacggatcaatcctactgatattcacaataaaaataatactattagcataaaaaataatatttttccataaatgatccaaataatagattcgtctcataaaatacgacatgtgataacgtctcacataagtttttgttttatttttaaagtttatctCGATTTTTTTATATAGATAATATTTTGGTCATGTACAAGGATTATAATTTTCCCGTGGACCCGAGGTTTGTGGGAAAACCGCAAAACGGGGACGGAGGTCCTCAAATTTTTTCGAGCTTGAGTTCgggttcaaattttttttaaaatctctgAAATAGTTCGGGACTGATATGTAGATGCTATCCCCATCTCGAACTCGcccgaaaataataataataataacaaatattgatactaatattaatattatcattaataataatagataataataaaggTTTAGAGAATCTCTTAACCCGCATCCGTCTTActctattaatatttttgaaacgttGATGGGAGCAGGGATGGATATTTGATCCCCGCGGTTACAAAAGTAGGGATTTGGTGGGATGGAATTCGGGGACGGACATAAGGATGACTAACCCATCCCGCCTCGTTGTCAGTCATCCCGTGTGTTAAACGCATTTTCACAAAAATTCCTGTGAGATTATCTTATGACATAGTTTTGTAAGACAGATTTTCCAAAccgaaaaaaattattactttttatgttaaaagtattacttttatttgaaaatatagACCCAATCAATCCGTCTATTTGAAAATATAGATCGGGtcaattaaaaaattcaaacgaCATTATATACATAATAATTAGATTCAAGCTTAGATGTACAGTTACATTAACATACACTTAAGGTGACATTTTTCTCTTTTCAAAgataataatgataaaaaaataatatctaaTTAGATTAAATGACAATTttgtaatttattatataaaatggaAATTTGAGTGAAAGCTTAAGCATATATTTGCCTAATAATAAAATTagtgataattttttttcttcttcattttatAGCAATTCAAAGATTCAAAGTTAGACACATTTACTCTGAAACAAACATAAGTCAATGCCATTAAGTCATACAAATAGACATTTAACAAATAAGTGTGTGCTACAATAATATAGTAAGCTGACTAAAATAGTAGAGGAAGAAATTAAAAACCTATAGCCATAATATGATTGTAGTTATAATAGGTCTATTAGAATAAGTTTTTGAAATCTTTCAACTTGTATACCATTGCAAAAAACTTGTGTTAGACGATCTCATAGGTCGTATTTTCTGAgaaagatctcttatttgggtcatccatggaaaaatattactttttattctaagataattaatttttattgcaaATTTCGATAGGATTGACTCGTttaacaaataaagattcgtagatcgtctcacaagagacctactcctcaTCTAATtagataaaaatattaattctaGGACAAGAATTCGACTCAAT includes the following:
- the LOC140819683 gene encoding uncharacterized protein, whose protein sequence is MGDHSRTNSHDLFHVLGFGSICKACRSLVSKCYPEKRSSFPKKIESKSKPKSIQKDCKSRKDRASDKGNKNEMKESRHDSNGSTRGLFKHKSFNSHVSQSGRSSPPPLTRTTSYNYSSLSRSTSRNQTTMAPARASLSKTMSRRNSLEKQVSPLPRTLSKSLSRKGSTLIMYSNSSGLVKPPAMEQELECTLEEMCFGCIKKVNITTDTVTENGQIIEEDKVLTIKVKPGWRKGTKITFEGMGNEIQGMYPADVIFVVAEKQHPSFRREGDDIQLEVEIPLVEALTGCTLAVPLLEGRVISVEIDDVIYPGYEKIIEGQGMPRQKDPKTRGNLIITFSVEFPKELTDEQRSNIVDILQDTR